A genome region from Festucalex cinctus isolate MCC-2025b chromosome 17, RoL_Fcin_1.0, whole genome shotgun sequence includes the following:
- the LOC144005545 gene encoding uncharacterized protein LOC144005545, with protein sequence MVIVECCVPSCAFSTADVSEALAIALLANHGFVHQNPPAQATAQAPTFQGPKLARPTVDIGVSIEEWNVFTRRWEVFRAGSGIGDAQAPFQLFQCAGPNLGDSLLKADPDAASRPLPDLIAAMRSLAVIPVATCVLRTELLQLHQERDETFRAFAARVRGKAETCAYATVCECGRDVDFTDHIIRDVLINGIYDSDIRRATLGISDVLRKPVNDVIALVESREMARDASPSPTLSAMSSFRSQKRDPRMDAAPPPADRTRQATCPDCKSLFRVFTEGPRGWNTKPHQVCVECYRARRHKKRQLPQMTESHQAAMESEPISMVSSIQSRAGPARCRRARRRASTTHSDVHKPAPIRLEHHIFTKGEWRRAKLRDHPRVSVAISIDRPVGQGSGDGSRGPVKPVNVSAIADTGAQSDLWSLEEFLACGFSRDDLYPVCLGLSAANRSPINIVGAFFAELSTVPGRGDVAVTSSRCMMYVSNSVHAMYLSYDTLLNLGLLPVGFPSGDNLVGTSGVQGPVGPDATVTLPPFNAIRSINGGCKGPYGPRDTHCFCPQRTAPPPRPTELPFPCTPENNGRMKAWLLNRYASSTFNTCPHRPLPCMDGPPIEIHVDPAATPKACHTAATIPLHWQQQVYDDLLRDEALGVIERVPYGDPVTWCHRMVVTRKHDGSPRRTVDLSPLNKFCQRETFATESPFRLARRIPKGTWKSVTDAWNGYHSVPLRESDRHLTTFITPFGRWRYTRAPQGFLSSGDGYNRRFDAVLSDFERKERCVDDTVHYDTDLEQHWWRTIDFLARVGRSGIVLNADKFQFAEKCVDFAGFRVSDASIEPLPKYLDAIRDFPSPVSTTDIRSWFGLVNQVANYAQLRDTMAPFKQFLSPRCKFSWSSELEEAFQASKLSIIGAIREGVEIYDMRKRTCLRPDWSRCGIGYFLLQQHCDCASGVPDCCSGGWKITLAGSRFLSSAEQRYAAIEGEALAVAWGLEQTKYFTQGCDNLVVVTDHKPLVKIFGDRTLDEITNSRLFRLKQRTLPWRFDIVHLPGKSNHAADAASRHPSLSGPVDEPPVKLCSVPDVVESALMASIRVDAQDLGAISWSLLAQETAADACFARVLHLIENEGRIDASDPALAGLSPVCESIYAQDGVLLYHDRVVVPPSLRGRVLQYLHAAHQGVSAMEQRARAIVYWPGMAKEIHATRYGCADCNRNAPSQAATPPLPSSPPSTPFEAVFADFFDYGGRHYLVVGDRLSGWVEVLSSTAGTDLGGSAGLVRHLRSFFATFGVPEELSSDGGPEFMSSHTENFFRLWCIRHRVSSVGFPQSNGRAEVAVKTAKRLLVSNTGPTGTLDNDRFLRAMLQLRNTPDPDCNLSPAQIIFGRPLRDSLSFINRLEKFSSPHIRPLWRQAWAAKEDALRTRLSRTTESLRAHSRPLRPLALGETVFIQNQMGPSPHKWDRSGVVVESLGHDQYRVKVDGSGRLTLRNRRFLRAFTPAAPCIGQPPSGSLPLPLAQVLVPPSVLTGPVVSRVNPRLPNDVPRDSASDVVVPAPSDGPPVGLVARGDPVAVDAAPAATTPPSRSPPLLPPTPHPCRVRRPPRRYEPESGRWIRG encoded by the coding sequence ATGGTCATCGTTGAATGCTGCGTCCCTAGCTGCGCTTTCAGCACTGCCGATGTGTCTGAGGCCCTCGCCATTGCTCTGTTGGCGAACCATGGCTTTGTGCATCAGAACCCACCTGCCCAGGCGACAGCTCAGGCGCCTACTTTCCAAGGCCCGAAACTTGCCCGACCCACAGTAGACATTGGTGTATCCATAGAGGAATGGAACGTGTTCACTCGTCGCTGGGAAGTCTTCCGCGCTGGCTCGGGCATAGGAGATGCACAGGCCCCTTTCCAACTGTTTCAGTGTGCCGGGCCCAACTTAGGTGACAGCCTATTGAAAGCCGATCCCGATGCTGCTTCCAGGCCTTTGCCAGATCTCATCGCTGCCATGCGCTCACTTGCTGTCATCCCGGTGGCTACTTGTGTGCTACGTACCGAGCTGCTTCAGTTGCACCAGGAACGTGATGAAACGTTCCGAGCCTTTGCTGCCAGAGTGAGGGGGAAAGCGGAGACATGCGCCTACGCTACAGTGTGTGAGTGTGGGAGGGATGTGGACTTTACTGACCACATCATCCGCGATGTTTTGATCAATGGCATCTATGACTCGGACATACGCCGTGCCACTCTGGGCATATCTGATGTCCTGCGTAAGCCGGTGAATGATGTGATTGCACTAGTCGAAAGCAGAGAAATGGCTCGTGATGCTTCCCCGTCTCCCACCCTCTCAGCAATGTCGTCATTTCGCAGCCAGAAGAGAGATCCACGTATGGATGCTGCCCCGCCCCCAGCAGACAGGACCAGGCAGGCGACGTGCCCTGACTGTAAAAGCCTATTTCGGGTTTTCACTGAAGGGCCTCGGGGGTGGAACACCAAGCCCCACCAGGTCTGCGTTGAGTGCTATCGGGCCCGACGACACAAAAAGCGGCAGCTGCCGCAGATGACTGAGAGTCATCAGGCCGCCATGGAATCTGAACCAATCTCTATGGTTTCATCGATTCAGTCCAGAGCCGGACCCGCGCGATGTCGTAGGGCCCGACGCCGTGCTTCAACTACACACAGTGATGTCCACAAACCCGCACCTATCAGACTCGAGCACCACATCTTTACTAAAGGTGAATGGAGGCGCGCCAAGCTACGGGACCACCCCCGCGTGTCCGTCGCCATCTCGATCGACAGGCCAGTTGGACAGGGAAGCGGCGACGGGAGCCGGGGCCCGGTCAAACCAGTAAACGTATCCGCCATCGCTGACACTGGCGCGCAATCGGACCTTTGGTCTCTAGAGGAATTTCTCGCCTGTGGATTCTCTCGCGATGACTTGTACCCTGTCTGTCTCGGATTGTCTGCTGCCAATCgctcccccattaacattgtagGAGCATTCTTCGCCGAGCTCTCAACTGTCCCCGGTCGTGGTGATGTAGCGGTGACCTCCAGCCGCTGCATGATGTATGTGAGCAACTCCGTCCATGCCATGTACCTCTCTTATGATACGCTGCTCAACCTCGGACTCTTACCTGTTGGCTTCCCGTCTGGCGACAACCTGGTAGGAACCAGTGGCGTTCAGGGCCCTGTCGGCCCTGATGCGACGGTCACGCTGCCGCCTTTCAATGCTATACGGTCCATTAATGGTGGCTGTAAAGGTCCATACGGTCCCCGTGACACGCACTGCTTCTGTCCCCAGCGTACAGCCCCTCCACCACGTCCTACGGAGCTGCCATTCCCTTGTACACCGGAAAATAATGGTCGGATGAAGGCCTGGCTCCTCAACAGATACGCCTCATCTACTTTCAACACCTGCCCTCACCGGCCTTTGCCATGTATGGATGGCCCACCCATCGAAATTCATGTGGATCCGGCGGCTACGCCTAAGGCTTGCCACACCGCCGCCACCATACCTCTGCACTGGCAGCAACAGGTCTACGATGACCTCCTGCGGGACGAAGCCCTTGGCGTCATTGAACGCGTTCCTTACGGCGATCCTGTAACTTGGTGCCATCGTATGGTCGTCACTCGGAAGCATGACGGCTCCCCCCGCAGGACGGTGGACCTCTCCCCTCTCAACAAGTTCTGCCAGCGCGAAACCTTCGCTACTGAATCCCCATTCCGCCTTGCGCGTCGCATCCCGAAAGGCACTTGGAAGTCCGTGACTGATGCCTGGAATGGCTACCATAGTGTGCCCCTTCGTGAGTCGGATCGTCACCTGACGACCTTTATCACGCCCTTTGGCCGCTGGCGTTACACTAGGGCGCCTCAAGGCTTTCTGTCATCGGGGGATGGATACAACCGTCGTTTTGATGCTGTCCTCTCTGACTTCGAGCGCAAGGAGCGCTGTGTGGACGACACTGTCCACTACGACACTGACCTTGAACAGCACTGGTGGAGGACCATTGACTTTCTCGCACGTGTCGGTCGGTCAGGGATTGTGTTGAATGCTGACAAGTTCCAATTTGCGGAGAAATGTGTTGATTTTGCTGGGTTCAGAGTCTCTGACGCCTCCATCGAACCACTCCCCAAGTACTTGGATGCAATTAGGGACTTTCCCTCCCCAGTGTCTACGACTGACATCAGAAGTTGGTTTGGCCTTGTCAATCAGGTGGCCAACTATGCGCAGTTGCGTGACACGATGGCGCCATTCAAGCAGTTCCTCAGCCCCCGCTGCAAGTTCTCCTGGTCTTCTGAATTGGAGGAAGCGTTCCAGGCGTCCAAGCTATCCATTATTGGAGCCATCCGCGAGGGCGTGGAGATCTACGACATGCGGAAACGTACCTGCCTCCGCCCAGACTGGTCCAGGTGTGGTATTGGTTACTTCCTGCTCCAACAGCATTGCGATTGTGCCTCTGGTGTACCTGATTGTTGCTCGGGGGGTTGGAAGATCACCCTGGCTGGCTCTCGTTTCCTGTCTTCGGCGGAGCAGCGCTATGCTGCCATCGAAGGTGAGGCCCTTGCTGTGGCCTGGGGCCTTGAGCAAACGAAGTATTTCACACAGGGTTGTGACAACCTTGTTGTGGTTACCGACCATAAGCCCCTGGTTAAGATCTTTGGCGATCGCACGCTGGATGAAATTACTAACTCTCGCCTATTCAGACTTAAACAACGCACCCTCCCATGGCGCTTTGACATTGTGCACCTACCTGGCAAGAGTAACCACGCCGCTGATGCTGCCTCGAGGCATCCGTCTCTCTCTGGACCGGTGGATGAGCCACCGGTGAAGTTGTGTAGTGTGCCTGATGTGGTGGAGTCAGCACTAATGGCCTCCATCCGTGTGGATGCGCAGGATCTCGGTGCCATATCGTGGTCCCTCCTCGCACAGGAAACTGCGGCCGATGCGTGCTTCGCCCGGGTCCTGCACCTCATCGAGAATGAGGGTAGGATTGATGCGAGCGACCCCGCCCTGGCGGGCCTGTCCCCGGTCTGTGAATCGATCTACGCGCAGGATGGTGTCCTGCTGTATCACGACCGCGTCGTTGTCCCTCCATCCCTTCGTGGTAGGGTCCTTCAGTATCTCCACGCTGCTCACCAGGGCGTTTCTGCGATGGAGCAGCGTGCTCGTGCTATAGTCTACTGGCCTGGGATGGCCAAGGAGATACATGCCACCAGGTACGGCTGTGCTGACTGCAACCGCAACGCCCCTTCGCAGGCAGCCACACCGCCTCTGCCGTCGTCGCCGCCGTCCACCCCGTTCGAGGCTGTGTTCGCCGACTTCTTTGACTATGGCGGGCGCCACTACTTGGTCGTTGGGGATCGGCTCTCGGGCTGGGTGGAGGTTCTGAGCTCTACGGCGGGCACGGATCTGGGTGGCTCGGCTGGTCTGGTTCGGCACCTCCGTTCTTTCTTCGCTACCTTTGGGGTGCCTGAGGAGCTTTCGAGCGATGGTGGTCCTGAGTTCATGTCGAGCCACACTGAGAACTTCTTCCGCTTGTGGTGCATCAGGCATCGTGTGTCCTCGGTCGGTTTCCCGCAGTCGAATGGGAGAGCTGAGGTCGCTGTGAAGACTGCTAAGCGCCTCCTTGTTTCTAATACCGGCCCTACTGGCACCCTCGACAATGACCGCTTTCTGCGTGCCATGTTGCAGTTGCGTAACACCCCTGATCCTGACTGCAACCTCTCCCCGGCTCAGATTATCTTTGGTCGCCCCCTTAGGGACTCACTCTCTTTCATCAACAGGCTGGAGAAGTTCTCTAGCCCGCACATCCGTCCTCTATGGCGCCAGGCTTGGGCGGCCAAGGAGGACGCTCTCCGTACCCGCTTGTCCCGTACTACTGAATCGCTGAGGGCTCATTCGAGGCCTCTCCGCCCGCTGGCGCTCGGCGAGACAGTGTTCATCCAGAATCAGATGGGTCCGAGCCCTCATAAGTgggacaggtctggtgtggtgGTGGAGTCGCTGGGCCACGATCAGTACCGTGTCAAGGTCGACGGGTCAGGGCGCCTGACTTTGCGCAACCGTCGCTTCCTCCGCGCCTTCACGCCGGCTGCCCCCTGCATTGGGCAGCCTCCGTCGGGTTCGTTGCCACTGCCCCTTGCCCAGGTGCTGGTTCCCCCGTCGGTGCTTACGGGCCCTGTGGTGTCCCGGGTGAATCCTCGCCTGCCGAACGATGTGCCCCGCGACTCGGCCTCGGATGTGGTCGTGCCTGCGCCGAGTGATGGACCTCCCGTGGGGCTCGTGGCCCGCGGGGATCCTGTCGCTGTTGATGCGGCTCCGGCTGCCACGACCCCGCCTTCGCGGTCGCCACCTTTGTTGCCCCCTACCCCTCATCCATGTCGCGTGAGGAGGCCGCCCAGGCGATATGAGCCTGAGAGTGGCCGTTGGATTCGTGGCTGA